The following coding sequences lie in one Halorarum halophilum genomic window:
- a CDS encoding 3-keto-5-aminohexanoate cleavage protein, whose amino-acid sequence MPNSGTLLQAALNGGREHPAAPHTPEELAVEAHAAVAAGAESLHLHPYDENDRQTLAAEPCAEALRAVRNACPEVPISLSTSAGIEPDPERRYELIAAWTELPDLVTANQGEKGIHDLCELLVERGIGIEAGLLSLDDAHAFVTSGVAPRCERVMVEPLDPDPDDAVALAESIERTVDDGGIQLEQVHHGDGIASWAVNRRAVARGHGIRTGLEDTTALPDGRPAKDNGELVAAAASLLD is encoded by the coding sequence ATGCCGAATAGCGGTACCTTGTTGCAGGCGGCACTGAACGGAGGTCGTGAGCATCCCGCGGCTCCCCATACGCCGGAAGAGCTTGCCGTGGAGGCACACGCTGCAGTCGCTGCCGGGGCCGAATCGCTCCATCTTCACCCGTACGACGAGAACGACCGCCAAACGCTCGCAGCGGAGCCGTGTGCCGAAGCGTTGCGCGCAGTCCGCAATGCTTGTCCCGAGGTTCCGATTTCACTCAGTACTTCAGCAGGTATCGAGCCCGACCCAGAGCGACGATACGAACTCATCGCGGCCTGGACGGAGCTCCCGGACCTCGTGACGGCCAATCAGGGCGAGAAGGGGATTCACGACCTCTGCGAGCTACTCGTCGAGCGTGGTATCGGCATCGAGGCGGGCCTCTTATCGCTGGACGACGCGCACGCTTTCGTCACGTCGGGAGTCGCACCACGTTGCGAACGTGTGATGGTCGAGCCACTGGACCCCGACCCCGATGACGCCGTCGCTCTCGCCGAGTCGATCGAGCGGACGGTCGACGACGGCGGCATCCAGCTCGAGCAGGTCCATCACGGCGACGGCATCGCCTCATGGGCGGTCAATCGACGCGCGGTAGCACGCGGTCACGGGATCCGTACCGGGCTGGAGGATACGACGGCCCTTCCTGA
- a CDS encoding MATE family efflux transporter, whose product MTTGAIPPRLFRLAWPLVLGNLLQTLYNLADMFWVGRVSPEAVAAVSLMFPLSWMFVSTAMGLTAATIALVSQHVGAGEDRAADRVVGQTTLLAIGVSLVLMVVGLLGRVPLLRWIGARGEVFVQSLAYIEVIFLTLPLTFLFFAFRSSLQGAGDTKTAMWLVAVSAGFNIVLDPFLVLGWWVFPALGTRGAAVATFLSRGLAAGVGVYILLRGDWGIRLHVRDLRPDPELLRRLVDVGYPATLDGWARSFAAVAMAALVARFGPAATAAYGIGVRLMSVSWTVAGAVGQATATGVGQNLGAETPERASQVTATATGATMALLFAAGGLVWWFPATAIRVFVGDPAVVTEGVTFLRVVALSWGFFGGLMVVQGAFRGAGDTRVAMALSLCSRWLFRIPTALVLAFAWTVTVPGVGVVSGMDVGVVGLWWAYALSAVASFVVGVAWFLRGTWKEGIIERDAPTAGDD is encoded by the coding sequence ATGACGACCGGCGCAATCCCCCCGCGGCTGTTCAGACTCGCGTGGCCGCTCGTCCTGGGGAACCTGCTGCAGACGCTGTACAACCTCGCGGACATGTTCTGGGTCGGACGCGTGAGTCCGGAGGCGGTCGCGGCCGTCTCCCTGATGTTCCCGCTGTCGTGGATGTTCGTCTCGACGGCGATGGGGCTCACCGCGGCGACCATCGCGCTCGTCTCCCAGCACGTCGGGGCGGGCGAGGACCGGGCGGCCGACAGGGTCGTCGGGCAGACGACGCTGCTCGCGATCGGCGTCTCGCTCGTTCTGATGGTCGTCGGGCTGCTCGGGCGCGTACCGCTCCTCCGGTGGATCGGCGCGCGGGGCGAGGTGTTCGTCCAGTCGCTCGCGTACATCGAGGTCATCTTCCTCACGCTCCCGCTCACGTTCCTCTTCTTCGCGTTCCGGTCGTCGCTCCAGGGCGCGGGCGACACCAAGACGGCGATGTGGCTCGTGGCCGTCTCAGCCGGCTTCAACATCGTCCTCGACCCGTTCCTCGTGCTCGGCTGGTGGGTGTTCCCTGCGTTGGGCACCCGCGGGGCCGCCGTGGCGACGTTCCTCTCGCGGGGACTCGCGGCCGGCGTCGGCGTGTACATCCTCCTGCGCGGCGATTGGGGGATCCGGCTCCACGTTCGCGACCTCCGACCCGACCCGGAGCTGCTCCGTCGGCTCGTGGACGTCGGCTATCCCGCGACGCTCGACGGATGGGCGCGGTCGTTCGCCGCGGTTGCGATGGCCGCGCTGGTCGCCCGGTTCGGCCCAGCCGCGACGGCCGCCTACGGCATCGGCGTGCGGCTGATGTCCGTCTCCTGGACGGTAGCGGGTGCCGTCGGGCAGGCGACCGCCACGGGCGTCGGTCAGAACCTCGGCGCGGAGACGCCGGAACGGGCCAGCCAGGTGACCGCCACGGCGACCGGCGCGACGATGGCGCTGCTGTTCGCGGCTGGCGGACTCGTCTGGTGGTTCCCCGCCACCGCCATCCGGGTGTTCGTCGGCGACCCCGCCGTCGTCACGGAGGGCGTGACGTTCCTCCGGGTGGTCGCCCTCTCGTGGGGCTTCTTCGGCGGTCTGATGGTCGTTCAGGGGGCGTTCCGCGGCGCCGGCGACACCCGGGTCGCGATGGCGCTGTCGCTGTGCTCGCGGTGGCTGTTCCGCATCCCGACGGCGCTGGTGCTCGCGTTCGCCTGGACCGTCACCGTCCCCGGCGTCGGCGTCGTCTCGGGAATGGACGTCGGCGTCGTGGGGCTCTGGTGGGCCTACGCGCTGAGCGCGGTCGCTTCGTTCGTCGTCGGCGTCGCCTGGTTCCTGCGCGGGACCTGGAAGGAGGGCATCATCGAGCGGGACGCGCCGACGGCCGGCGACGATTGA
- a CDS encoding M20/M25/M40 family metallo-hydrolase, producing MCATDAAIDDRLDGYREALFELLRLPTVSATGEGMEGGADAVTDFFGEFGFDARRIETDHYPLVYAERLADPDAPTVLFYGHYDVQPAEDAEAWDSLAFEPTVRDGSIYARGAGDNKGQFACHAFAVDALDGAGELPDVNVKVLVEGGEESGSLGLAGYLEGDAAEIADVDLVYVADGPQHRSGRPTLLYGNRGILTFQLDLRTANADLHSGNFGGPVPNAATELTEVLASMVSGDEVTVDGFHDDTEVTDADRELVDRLPDDEDAIREELGLTHLATGKPYYERLLLEPVLNVNGLDSGYQGEGSKTIVPCEATAKCDCRLVPGQDPDRIFDRIREHVAAEHPDVVVTKGTTFPPMKTPVDAPAADPVREALAAVWDEEPVELPVLGGSLPAAFFRRVEALADVPVLVVPYANPDQANHSPNEHLDLTCFENGIRTTAAVLERFGD from the coding sequence ATGTGCGCGACCGACGCGGCAATCGACGATCGACTCGACGGCTACCGCGAGGCGCTGTTCGAACTCCTCCGTCTCCCGACCGTCAGCGCGACGGGCGAGGGAATGGAGGGGGGTGCCGACGCGGTGACGGACTTCTTCGGCGAGTTCGGCTTCGACGCCCGACGAATCGAGACCGACCACTACCCGCTCGTGTACGCCGAGCGACTCGCCGACCCCGACGCGCCGACGGTGCTGTTCTACGGCCACTACGACGTCCAACCAGCCGAGGACGCCGAAGCGTGGGACTCGCTGGCATTCGAGCCGACGGTCCGCGACGGCAGCATCTACGCCCGCGGCGCCGGCGACAACAAGGGCCAGTTCGCGTGCCACGCGTTCGCGGTGGACGCCCTCGACGGAGCCGGGGAACTGCCCGACGTGAACGTGAAGGTGCTCGTCGAGGGCGGCGAGGAGAGCGGCAGCCTGGGCCTTGCGGGGTACCTCGAAGGCGATGCCGCCGAGATCGCCGACGTGGACCTGGTGTACGTGGCGGACGGGCCCCAGCATCGCAGCGGCCGGCCGACGCTCCTCTACGGTAACCGCGGCATCCTCACCTTCCAGCTCGACCTCCGGACCGCGAACGCGGACCTCCACTCCGGCAACTTCGGCGGCCCGGTCCCGAACGCCGCGACCGAACTGACGGAGGTGCTCGCGTCGATGGTCTCCGGCGACGAGGTCACCGTCGACGGCTTCCACGACGATACTGAGGTGACTGACGCGGACCGCGAGCTGGTCGACCGACTCCCGGACGACGAGGACGCCATTCGCGAGGAACTCGGTCTCACTCACCTCGCGACCGGGAAGCCGTACTACGAACGCCTGTTGCTGGAGCCGGTCCTCAACGTCAACGGCCTCGACTCCGGCTACCAGGGTGAGGGAAGCAAGACGATCGTCCCCTGCGAGGCGACCGCGAAGTGCGACTGCCGGCTCGTCCCCGGACAGGACCCGGACAGGATCTTTGACCGGATCCGCGAGCACGTCGCGGCCGAACACCCGGACGTCGTCGTCACCAAGGGGACGACGTTCCCGCCCATGAAGACGCCCGTCGACGCGCCCGCCGCCGACCCGGTTCGCGAGGCGCTCGCCGCGGTGTGGGACGAGGAACCGGTCGAACTCCCGGTGCTCGGCGGCTCGCTCCCGGCCGCGTTCTTCCGGCGCGTCGAGGCGCTCGCCGACGTGCCGGTGCTCGTCGTCCCGTACGCGAACCCGGACCAGGCGAACCACTCGCCGAACGAGCACCTCGACCTGACCTGCTTCGAGAACGGGATTCGGACGACCGCGGCGGTCCTCGAACGGTTCGGGGACTGA
- a CDS encoding S9 family peptidase, with amino-acid sequence MSDTDTEPAYGVARYLAVEHVDSPTVTPAGRLLFLADTSGTPQVWTTSDPGAWPERLTPHEERVSTVAASPTDEAFVFGMDRGSDERDQLFHYDLDTGAETALTADPESKHAWGAWGPDGERIAYTANRDEDGRFDVYVQRVGAGCERGEGCDPGHPERVHEGPGGWLDVEAFGPRGERLVISKPHSSYDVELSLLDLDSGEVTTLSDDAEATYSHVHFDGDGGLYCITDHGTDTTHVGRFDLDTGELEKVAGCDGNRSGEPGTAAWNVDALAYDAETGRLAFAVNEGGYSAVRTGTLDGTDFEPTDAPEVDGIASGFTFGPDAERVAFTHTAPTEPYGVHSVEYGETEETIWTPVGTNGLPEESFRAPETVHYETFDGREIPAYWTSPEGASADDPAPVIVDIHGGPEHQRRPWFYPTKQFFLNRGYAVLEPNVRGSSGYGKAYAHLDDVERRMDSVADIAAAVEWLEGRPDVDPDRVVAYGRSYGGFMVLAAITEYPDLWAAAVDFVGIADFTTFLENTGEWRRSHREAEYGSLVDDYEFLKSISPLSHVENVRCPLFVQHGANDPRVPVGEAEQVVEAVRERGVPVEKLIFEDEGHHTTSRENLVEEFEAIAEFLDEHV; translated from the coding sequence ATGAGCGACACCGATACGGAGCCGGCGTACGGCGTGGCCCGGTACCTCGCCGTCGAGCACGTCGACTCCCCGACGGTCACGCCCGCTGGCCGACTGCTGTTCCTCGCGGACACCTCCGGCACGCCGCAGGTGTGGACGACGAGCGACCCCGGGGCGTGGCCCGAGCGACTCACCCCGCACGAGGAGCGCGTCTCGACGGTCGCTGCGTCGCCGACCGACGAGGCGTTCGTCTTCGGCATGGACCGCGGGAGCGACGAGCGCGACCAGCTGTTCCACTACGACCTCGACACCGGAGCCGAGACGGCGCTGACGGCCGACCCCGAGTCGAAGCACGCCTGGGGCGCCTGGGGGCCGGACGGCGAGCGGATCGCCTATACCGCGAACCGCGACGAGGACGGCCGCTTCGACGTGTACGTCCAGCGCGTCGGCGCGGGCTGCGAGCGAGGCGAGGGGTGTGACCCGGGTCACCCCGAGCGAGTACACGAGGGACCGGGCGGCTGGCTCGACGTCGAGGCGTTCGGCCCCCGCGGCGAGCGGCTCGTCATCTCGAAGCCACACTCGAGTTATGACGTGGAGCTCTCGCTGCTCGACCTCGACTCGGGCGAGGTCACGACGCTCTCGGACGACGCGGAGGCGACCTACTCCCACGTCCACTTCGACGGCGACGGCGGCCTGTACTGCATCACCGATCACGGGACGGACACGACCCACGTAGGTCGATTCGATCTCGATACCGGTGAACTCGAGAAAGTCGCAGGCTGCGACGGGAATCGGAGCGGCGAACCGGGAACTGCCGCCTGGAACGTGGACGCGCTGGCGTACGACGCCGAGACGGGGCGGCTTGCGTTCGCCGTTAACGAGGGTGGCTACTCGGCGGTCCGCACGGGAACCCTCGACGGAACCGACTTCGAGCCGACGGATGCGCCCGAGGTGGACGGTATCGCGTCGGGGTTCACGTTCGGCCCGGACGCCGAGCGGGTGGCGTTCACCCACACGGCGCCGACGGAGCCGTACGGCGTTCACAGCGTCGAGTACGGCGAAACTGAGGAGACCATCTGGACGCCCGTCGGGACGAACGGTCTTCCCGAGGAGTCCTTCCGGGCGCCCGAGACGGTGCACTACGAGACGTTCGACGGGCGGGAGATACCCGCGTACTGGACCAGCCCGGAGGGAGCGTCCGCCGACGACCCCGCCCCGGTCATCGTTGACATCCACGGCGGTCCCGAACACCAGCGCCGGCCGTGGTTCTACCCGACAAAGCAGTTCTTCCTGAATCGCGGCTACGCCGTGCTGGAACCGAACGTCCGCGGCTCGTCGGGGTACGGGAAGGCCTACGCCCACCTTGACGACGTGGAGAGACGGATGGACTCGGTCGCGGATATCGCCGCGGCGGTGGAGTGGCTCGAGGGGCGACCCGACGTCGATCCCGACCGGGTCGTCGCCTACGGCCGCTCGTACGGCGGGTTCATGGTGCTCGCGGCCATCACCGAGTACCCCGACCTGTGGGCCGCCGCGGTCGACTTCGTCGGCATCGCCGACTTCACGACGTTCCTGGAGAACACGGGCGAGTGGCGCCGGAGCCACCGCGAGGCCGAATACGGCAGCCTGGTGGACGACTACGAGTTCCTGAAGTCCATCTCGCCGCTCTCGCACGTCGAGAACGTCCGGTGTCCACTGTTCGTGCAACACGGCGCGAACGACCCGCGCGTCCCCGTCGGGGAGGCCGAGCAGGTGGTCGAGGCGGTGCGCGAGCGCGGCGTCCCGGTCGAGAAACTGATCTTCGAGGACGAGGGGCACCACACGACCTCGCGGGAGAACCTCGTCGAGGAGTTCGAAGCCATCGCGGAGTTCCTCGACGAGCACGTCTGA
- a CDS encoding bactofilin family protein yields MQSTALRLLAALLVLLLVASGPAAAAESSFGGTVVVAEGETVNGDLDAVGGTIVVRGTVDGDLNAAGGTVLVAPTGVVTGDLSGAAGAVTIEGRVDGNVEVGTGAFMLRESGAVGGDLEVGAGEVLVDGAVSGDVTAGADRIRIGPTATVGGNVAYDSDDFAYEGDGVAGTVSRTDLDGAAAWNFDGALFTLPAWLGVLYSTLVHLALGAVLLLVAPRFVGEVSEAGLTDTARSGGVGLAALLLVPVGLVLLAITLIGIPLALLGGVAYGLLLWAGLVLGAFTLGTWALRALDRADAENARWLALGFGLLVVALTQFVPGGGLVRLALTVIGAGAVLLVLRARRAGDGDVGSAGVDGDGESKRGPAV; encoded by the coding sequence ATGCAATCCACAGCACTGCGGCTCCTCGCCGCGCTCCTTGTGCTCCTCCTGGTCGCGAGCGGGCCGGCGGCGGCCGCTGAATCGAGTTTCGGCGGCACCGTCGTCGTCGCCGAGGGCGAGACCGTGAACGGCGACCTCGACGCGGTCGGCGGCACCATCGTCGTCCGCGGGACGGTCGACGGCGACCTGAACGCGGCCGGCGGGACGGTGCTCGTCGCGCCCACCGGCGTCGTCACCGGCGACCTCTCCGGCGCGGCCGGCGCGGTGACCATCGAGGGCCGCGTCGACGGCAACGTCGAGGTCGGCACCGGCGCGTTCATGCTGCGCGAGTCGGGCGCTGTCGGCGGCGACCTCGAGGTCGGTGCCGGCGAGGTGCTCGTCGACGGCGCCGTCTCGGGCGACGTGACCGCGGGCGCCGACCGGATCCGCATCGGCCCGACCGCGACCGTCGGCGGGAACGTCGCGTACGACTCCGACGACTTCGCCTACGAGGGCGACGGCGTGGCCGGCACGGTCAGCCGGACGGACCTCGACGGCGCGGCGGCCTGGAACTTCGACGGTGCGCTGTTCACCCTTCCCGCGTGGCTGGGCGTGCTGTACAGCACGCTCGTCCACCTCGCGCTCGGGGCCGTCCTGCTGCTCGTCGCGCCCCGCTTCGTGGGCGAGGTGAGCGAGGCCGGCCTGACCGACACCGCCCGGAGCGGCGGCGTGGGGCTGGCGGCGCTCCTGCTCGTCCCGGTCGGCCTCGTGCTCCTGGCGATCACGCTGATCGGCATCCCCCTCGCCCTGCTCGGCGGCGTCGCCTACGGCCTGCTGCTGTGGGCCGGGCTGGTGCTCGGCGCGTTCACGCTCGGAACGTGGGCCCTGCGGGCGCTCGACCGTGCGGACGCCGAGAACGCACGCTGGCTGGCGCTCGGCTTCGGTCTCCTCGTCGTGGCGCTCACCCAGTTCGTTCCCGGCGGCGGCCTGGTCCGCCTGGCGCTGACGGTGATTGGCGCCGGCGCCGTGCTGCTCGTCCTGCGGGCGCGACGCGCGGGTGACGGGGATGTCGGGTCCGCGGGCGTCGACGGCGACGGCGAGTCGAAGCGCGGCCCGGCGGTCTGA
- a CDS encoding creatininase family protein, producing MPETDSDLFGMTWEDAGEAFLTADCAVLPTGSVEQHSTHLPVSTDTLRADHLTAELVEAAEDHGLEFVRLPTLPYGYSEHHMRFPGTVTLSQDTYKSVLVDVGESLAEHGAERLLFLNTHGGNKEALSLASDRLNRDTELTAHFVHWTDFARDELEDHFGEGWGHAGDHETSFVELYRPDLVKEGKKEPQTTRELPETRSWTYFDDVTEQGGLGDPTNSDPEFMKEVVTNTTDRILDALTDDIGAGW from the coding sequence ATGCCAGAAACCGACTCGGACCTGTTCGGCATGACGTGGGAGGACGCCGGCGAGGCGTTCCTCACGGCCGACTGCGCCGTCCTCCCGACCGGAAGCGTCGAACAGCACTCGACCCACCTCCCCGTCTCGACCGACACCCTGCGGGCGGACCACCTCACGGCCGAACTCGTCGAGGCGGCCGAGGACCACGGCCTCGAGTTCGTGCGCCTCCCCACGCTCCCGTACGGCTACTCCGAGCACCACATGCGCTTCCCGGGCACCGTGACGCTCTCACAGGACACCTACAAGTCCGTCCTCGTCGACGTGGGCGAGTCGCTCGCCGAGCACGGCGCCGAACGCCTGCTCTTTCTCAATACCCACGGCGGCAACAAGGAGGCGCTGTCGCTCGCGTCGGACCGGCTCAACCGCGACACGGAGCTCACGGCCCACTTCGTCCACTGGACCGACTTCGCCCGCGACGAACTGGAGGACCACTTCGGCGAGGGCTGGGGCCACGCCGGCGACCACGAGACGTCGTTCGTGGAACTGTACCGCCCCGACCTCGTGAAGGAGGGGAAGAAGGAGCCCCAGACGACGAGGGAGCTCCCCGAGACCCGCTCGTGGACCTACTTCGACGACGTGACCGAGCAGGGCGGGCTGGGCGACCCGACGAACTCCGACCCCGAGTTCATGAAGGAGGTCGTCACCAACACGACCGACCGCATCCTCGATGCGCTGACGGACGACATCGGCGCCGGCTGGTAA
- a CDS encoding serine hydrolase has product MDTNAERTVGELVRRTMRRDRLPGVSVAVVADDSVAYADGFGSRDLAGNRPATPDTLYGIGSLTKSFTALAVMQLQESGMLSVEDPVTDYLDVDLGAEGDEPIRLHHLLTHSSGYPSLGVSEALIARRLRRGTDTLALGDEADFHAHLAGAADERAAAPGERFAYCNTGYTLLGEVVEACTGKPFDEYVTAHVFEPLDMPRATFDDTEFAMDDDHMTQYLREDDDIVAASLPIRERSRAAGGVLTSVRELADYLRLHLNDGEVDGSRLLSEAGVRALHEGHVDTPAGPYGYGWRTRRVCDRDLVGHSGSIAVSSAYAGFSPDEGLGVAVAANASPDYPLAHLGMGVFAAALGEDPAEVVPFFERRARFDRLTGEYASYRGIKRAYVARDGGTLRLELGGALGGDGTPLVPDDDGSRYDFYALDDAGNREPVEFRVDDDAGDVDLLYDRWRFHKTADAVSEFD; this is encoded by the coding sequence ATGGACACGAACGCGGAGCGGACCGTGGGGGAGCTCGTCCGGCGGACGATGCGCCGGGACCGGCTGCCGGGCGTGAGCGTCGCGGTGGTGGCCGACGACTCGGTCGCGTACGCCGACGGGTTCGGCTCGCGCGACCTCGCGGGCAACCGGCCGGCGACGCCCGACACGCTGTACGGCATCGGGTCGCTGACGAAGTCGTTCACCGCGCTCGCGGTCATGCAGCTCCAGGAGTCGGGGATGCTCTCGGTCGAGGACCCGGTGACGGACTACCTGGACGTCGATCTGGGGGCCGAGGGGGACGAGCCCATCCGCCTGCATCACCTCCTCACCCACTCCTCGGGCTACCCGTCGCTCGGGGTGAGCGAGGCGCTCATCGCCCGGCGGCTGCGGCGGGGGACCGACACGCTCGCGCTCGGCGACGAGGCGGACTTCCACGCGCACCTCGCGGGCGCGGCCGACGAGCGAGCGGCGGCGCCGGGCGAGCGCTTCGCCTACTGCAACACCGGCTACACGCTGCTTGGCGAGGTCGTGGAGGCGTGCACGGGCAAGCCGTTCGACGAGTACGTCACCGCCCACGTGTTCGAGCCGCTCGACATGCCCCGCGCGACGTTCGACGACACCGAGTTCGCGATGGACGACGACCACATGACCCAGTACCTCCGCGAGGACGACGACATCGTCGCCGCCTCGCTTCCGATTCGGGAGCGCTCGCGCGCCGCGGGCGGCGTCCTGACGTCCGTCCGCGAACTCGCGGACTACCTCCGACTCCACCTGAACGACGGCGAGGTCGACGGGTCGCGCCTCCTGAGCGAGGCGGGCGTCCGCGCGCTCCACGAGGGCCACGTCGACACGCCCGCCGGGCCGTACGGCTACGGCTGGCGAACCCGTCGGGTCTGCGACCGCGACTTGGTCGGCCACTCGGGCTCCATCGCGGTCTCCAGCGCCTACGCGGGCTTCTCCCCCGATGAGGGTCTCGGCGTCGCGGTCGCCGCGAACGCCTCACCGGACTACCCCCTCGCGCACCTCGGAATGGGCGTCTTCGCCGCCGCGCTGGGCGAGGACCCGGCGGAGGTCGTCCCGTTCTTCGAGCGCCGCGCCCGCTTCGACCGGCTGACTGGCGAGTACGCCTCCTACCGGGGCATCAAGCGCGCGTACGTCGCCCGCGACGGCGGCACCCTCCGGCTCGAACTCGGCGGGGCGCTCGGCGGCGACGGCACGCCGCTCGTCCCGGACGACGACGGGTCGCGATACGACTTCTACGCGCTCGACGACGCCGGGAACCGGGAGCCCGTGGAGTTCCGGGTGGACGACGACGCGGGCGACGTCGACCTCCTCTACGACCGCTGGCGCTTCCACAAGACCGCCGACGCCGTATCGGAGTTCGACTGA